The region CGCCGGCCACGGATCGTACGTGCCGAAGTTCCAAAGATTCCCTTCGGGATCAAGGCAAGAGTAGCCGCGCCCGCCGTAGTCTTCGGTCTTAAGCGGTAGCACCACTTTAGCGCCGGCGGCAACGGCTTGCGCATGGTGAACATCGGCGTCGCTCACAATCACATACGGACTTTGTGTGCCGATGCCGCCCACTTCGGCCGGCAGTTTTTGCAGCTGCGCAAACGGCGTATCGCTCTTCGAGCCGAGCATGATCATGCCGTTGCCGAAGATCAGCTCGGCGTGCATCACGCTGCCGTCGGGCGCTTCGTAGACGGCGTGCTTCTCGAAACCAAACGCCTCGCACAAAAACTTGAGCGCCGCCTGCGCATCTTGGTAGCGCAGGCAAGGAATGATCGTCGCGCGCGTGGCTTTGGCGAGAGACATGTTCGAAAGCTCCTACTCGTGCGAGGCGTCGTTCTTGGGTTCCGGCAGCCAAAAGCTGTTGATGAAACCGATCATCGCGATTACCGTTCCGACAATGGCAGCTGCCGTTGAAAACTGCAGAGCAGCGAGCACCGCTTGATTTTCACCAGCCGCGGGAAAGGCAAACTTGCCGGCCAGGAAGCTGGTCACCGCCGCTGCCATCGTGCCGATCAAACGGCCACCGATGTTCGCCGAAAAGCTTTCGCCCGTACCGCGCAAGTGGATCGGATAAGCGCTCGGCAAGTAGTTGCCCCAGAAGCTCAACTGCGAGACCACGAAGAAGCCCATCAGGAACATGCCGATCGACATGGTCGTGACTGGAATCGTTCCCAGGAACACGCTGTCGAGCGGGATTTCGAAGTAGGTTTTGTTCTCGGCCCGCACGAAGTAATAGAAGAGGAGCGGAATCAGGAACAGCGACGGAATCTGGAACATGCGCAGTCGCCAGCCCCAGCTCACGCCCATCACCAGCACCATCGCCATCGCAAAGCGGCCGACGAGCCCGCCCACTTCCTGCATCTTGGTGTATTCCGAGGCGTACTGCTGACTGGTTCGGCCACGCGCTGCACCGCCGATGGCTTTCAGTTTTTCGGCGGGAATTTCTTTCCCTTCTTCGGCGGCCTTTTTCTTTGCAGCGGCAACGGCCTTGGTGCTGGCTTCGGCGGCGTGCGCTTGCACTTCCTTCAAGCCGGGGACGATCTGCGGCATTTGTTGAATCGCACCGAAGGCAATGCCCAGGCTGCAAGCAAAGCCAATCGCCGAGACGATGGTTGCCTTGCGCAAGTCGGGTGCAAACAGCGCCGCGATGCTCGGTCGCTTGAGCGTGCCAGCTTCCCGCTTCTTTTGCCACACCGGCGACTCTGGCAGAAACGGACGCAGAACCATCAGCGGAATCGCCGGAATCAAACCCGACATCAGCGTGTACCGCCAGGCCGCGTGCTGATTCTCGACAGCGATATCTCCGCCGGTGATGCCGACCAAGAAGTCCGGAATATCGATGGTGAAAAAGTTAGCGCCGTACTTGATGGCAATGCCATTCGCGATCGCCACCATCATGCCGCCGATCGACGAAAAGGCCTGCGTATAGCCGAGCACCTTTTCGCGCTGCACCGGATTGGGAAACAGCTCGGCGAGCCACGCGACCGCAGCCACAAACTCGACACACACGCCGATGAAGCACGTGCAGCGAAAGAACAGCAGCATGTAGATGTTGGTCGAGAAACCGGCAAAGAACGCGCTGAACGCGTACAGCAAAATGCTCCACGTCAACACTCGCCGCCGACCCAAGCGATCGGTGAGATAACCGCCCAACAGCCCAAACACACCGCCAGCCACGGCCGGCAGATAAAAGAGCATCGCAAACCAAAACTTGAACGTGTCGGAGCCCGGCTGAGCGCCCGTCAACTCGAGCAGCGCCGGCCGCAGGATGAGTGGCAGCATCAGGAGTTCGTAGATGTCAAACGCAAAGCCGATCGCGGCGATGATGCAGATCAGCCATTGCACCGAGCTCAATCGGCCAGAACCGAGGGGCTCCGAAGCTTTCGACACGGACATTACGGGCTCCAGAAATCGCGGGAGGGCAGAGGTGGCGGGAAGGGCAAATCATAGCATGACGAGCCGTCGCGCTGCGAGTTGCCGAGGGCGATTCGTAACGCGTGAGATGGACGCTTCGTCCTCGTAGGCCGGACCATTGGTCCGGCCAAGAATCGGGTACCGAGCCCAGCCACCGAACTCGCAGCTCCTGGACGGACCAATGGTCCGTCCTACGCAGACACCTTTCATCACTCTGATACACAGCTGTCGTCAGCATGACAACGCTTTCATCGCTGGCGGCTGATCGCGCCATTCTCGCCGATATTTTTAACTCGTTGCTGTGTCTGTGGTTAAGTCACTTCGCCGGCAAGGCTGGCACAATCGCTGCTTTTTACTCAAAACGTTGCTTCGGTACTGTCGCTGAAGCGGGCCTCAACGAAATTCATTGCAAGGGACTCATGCTATGAAATCGCTCCTTCTCACTCTCGTCGCGGTTGCTGCTCTCTCGCTTGGTGGTTTGTTCAACTCCACGGCTTCCGCTCATGGCGGCGGACACGGTGGTTACGGAGGTGGCTACGGTGGCGGATACGGCGGTGGTTACTGTGGTCAGGTTCAAAGCTGCTACCGCCCGCCGTGCTACACGCCGCCGTGTTATGCCCCGACCTTTTACCGGCCATCGGTTTACTATTCGCCGACCTACAATCGGCCGCCGTGCTTCAATCGCAACTATCACTCGCACTGGTGAGCTGACTCGCGCGACAACCGTTCAAAGCAACAGGCCGTTCGCTCGGCTGGTGTTGATTTCCTGGTCTCACGACCGGGGGACAACACTGGCGAAGCGAACGGCCTGTGGTCGTTCTTAATAGCGAACTGGAACTGCGAGCGCGGACTACTTCTTCACGTCGTAGCACAAGATCTTGTCCTGCTCGCGCAGGTAGAGCTTGCCGCCAGTAATGACCGGGTGCGACCAACTCGGCCGCACGCCGCCATCGGGAATTTGGAACTTGCCGACTTCCACGTACTTCTCCGGGTCGGCTTTGGCGAGCACCATCATGCCATCGCTAAAGCGGATATACAGCCGGCCGTCGGCGGCGGCGAACGATGCGCTCCGCTTGCCGCTGCCACGTTCCTTCCACTTGATGTCGCCGGTCATCAGCTCGGCACAGAAGGGAATGCCCGCGTCGTCCGAATCGCCGTAGAGATAATCGCCGACGAGTACGATGCCGCCATGCTTGTTGGCGAGGGCTGGCGTCACGGGATAGATCTCCTCGATCTCCACCTTCTTGCCATCGGCTTTTTGTTTCAGCAGCGCACCACCTCGCTTGTAGCCAGCCGCGAAGAAAACCAGGTCGCCGCGCACGATCGGCGTGGGAATCACGGCCGTCGTCTTGTCGATGGCATACTGCCACAGCCGTTCGCCGTCTTCGGCCCGCACGCCAATCGCGCCGCTGCCGGTCGTCGTCACATACACACGGTTGCCGCCGATGGTGGCGATGACGATCGAAGCATGGCCGGCGCCGCGGTCGTCGGGGCTCGCACACTGCCAGATGGTTTCGCCGGTCGTTTTGTTGAGAGCCACGATCGTGGCTTTGCTGCCGCCGGGCGTGCAAATCAGTCGGTCGCCATCGATCAGCACCGATTCGCTATAGCCCCAGCTGTCGGCTTTGTTGCCGGCAAATTCGCTCTTGAGATTCTTCTTCCACAGCTCCGTGCCGTCGGTCGTGCTGCAGCAAACCAGATCGCCGTGGGCCGTCAGCACATACACCCGATTGCCGTCGACGGTCGGCGTGCTGCGCGAGCTTTGCCAACTCTCCTGACCGCTGGTCCAGGGCTTGCCGGTCTTGGTCTTCCACAGAGGCTTGCCGCTGGCTTCATCAAAGCAGAGCAGGTATTCGTCTTTATCCTCTGCCGTGCTGGGTGCATCGCCGAGCGTAAAGATCTTGCCGTCGGCAATGGCCAGGCTCGAGTAACCGCGGCCGGCGCCGGGCGCTTCCCACAGCAACTTCGGCCCTTCGGCGGGCCATTCTTGCAGCAAGCCCTTCTCCTGCGAAACGGCCATCCGATCGGCGCCACGAAACGTGGGCCAACTCGGGCTGGCGGCGAAGAGAGCTGCCGTCGAGACAAACACGCCGCAAACCAGCGACGAAACGCGGACAATCCGATTCATACAAAGACCTGCACAAACAACGAGGAAGGAAGGGCCAAAGCAGGTGGCAAACACCGAATATGCCCGGCGCTGAACCGGGGTGGGAGAGAGTACATTCGCCGCTTGCCAACCGCCGATTATGCACCCTAGCCGCGGAAAACGCGAGGGTCCGTGGCGGTCCAGGTTACGAAGCGGGGGCGTTTTGCGGTAGAACGATTGCGAGGTGCCAGATGCAAACACAAGGGCGAGCGCAAACCGACGTCACCATCCTGCCGGTCAAACCGCGCCGGCAAGTCTTCCTCAGTGCCCGCTGGCAGGCGCTGGCCATGGTCAACTTCGCCGTCGATCCGCAGTTGCTGCAGTCGCTCGTGCCGCGCGGTACGGAACTCGATTTCTTCGACGGTGTGACCTATGTCAGCGTCGTCGGCTTCCTGTTTCGCGACACGCGCTTGCTGGGCTTACCGGTGCCGGGGCACATCGATTTTGAAGAAGTGAACTTGCGGTTCTATGTCCGCCGCACGGTCGGCAACGAAGTTCGCCGCGGCGTCTGCTTCATTCGCGAACTCGTCCCGCGCTGGGCGATCGCAACCGTCGCCCGCTGGAGCTACAACGAACCCTACCTGGCCCTGCCCATGCGCAACCAAGTTCGCCTCAACGAAATCACCGCCGCGCCACCAAGCGACCAATCCCACTCGGTCGCCTACAGCTGGAAATCGGCAGGTTGGCACGGCTTTCAAATCGCCACGCAAGGTTCCCCCGCGCCATTGCAAACGGGTTCGCTCGCCGAGTTCATCGCCGAACACTACTGGGGCTACTGCCGCCAGCGCGACGGCGGCACGGTGGAGTACGAAGTGGAACACCCCCGCTGGAACGCCTGGCAAGCCACGCTCACTTCGTGGGAAGGCGACGTCCCCGGCTTCTACGGCGAACCCTGGTCAAGCGCACTCGCCCAACCACCCAGCAGCGTCTTTCTGGCCGACGGCTCGGCGGTGAAGGTCTTCAAGCCGACGCGGATTGCGTGAAGCGCGGCAACTGTTCTTTAGTTACAGCTAAATTACGCCTAAGTACTGCAGCTGATATCATTACAGCAGCCTGAGATTCCGGCGATCTTCGGAGACATTGCTATGCAGAGATTCGCGACTCAATGCTTCTTGATTTCAATTCTCTGTTCGACGATTCCTGTCCAGGAACTTTTTGCGCAGGAGGGCGAAGCGGCCTCGCGCGATGCGAAGACCGAGGTTCGAGAATGGGGACGACTCTCGGCAGCGTTTGTCTACGACGGCGAACCACCGAAAGAGAAGCCGTTCATTCCAGCTGCGCCGCCACCAGGAATCAAATTGCCGATTGTCAAACAACCCGTTGAGGTTGATCTCGCAACAAAGGGAATCGCGAACGTAGTGACTTGGCTTTATCGAGCAAAGGATGAGGCGCCGCCTGTGATTCACAGCGATGATCAGGCTCGGCAAAAACTCGGTGTATCACTTGAGTTTAAAGATTTCACGCTCCAGCCTCGCGTTACGACGCTTCAAAAGAATCAGCAACTCATTGTCAGAAATCAGGATTCCGTACGCCATGTGCTTAGCGGTAACCTGTTCGCAAATGGGAAGTTCGATGTGATGGTACCCGCAGCTGGCGGCGACTCTACCGAGTTTCGTAAGCATGAGTCGCGACCGATGCCACTTTCCGATCCCATGTTTCCCTGGATCGAAGGCTGGATTGTCATCACGGATCATCCATTCGTGGCAGTTTCAGATAAGCAAGGAAAAATGAAAATAGACAACCTTCCGGTCGGCCGGCACACCTTCGTCTTTTGGCATGAGAGCGTAGGCTTTCTGAAGACGCTGGAACGCGACGACAAGATCGAGACATTGAAATTGGGTCGCATTACCGTCGACATCAAATCCGGTGACAACGATTTAGGCACGATCTACTGCACGCCCGACAAAAAGTGAGCGATTGAGGCGATTTATCATGAGTCTTGCCCAAGCCTGCCAGCAATTCGCGTCGCAACGATCAAAATCTCTCGCTGTCATCAGCGTATCGCTGCTTGTCTGTATTTCACCTCAAACGGTTCTTGGCCAATCTCGCGAGGAGCGACTTCCGCTGAATCTGGATTCTCGGCAACAGCTTGATATGGCGTATTGTCCTGCAGGCCATTTCCTAAGAAAAGTGTCTGCTACTTCAAGCGATTCTGCCGTTCAGCGAGTAAATGTTTCTGCGT is a window of Anatilimnocola floriformis DNA encoding:
- a CDS encoding PQQ-binding-like beta-propeller repeat protein encodes the protein MNRIVRVSSLVCGVFVSTAALFAASPSWPTFRGADRMAVSQEKGLLQEWPAEGPKLLWEAPGAGRGYSSLAIADGKIFTLGDAPSTAEDKDEYLLCFDEASGKPLWKTKTGKPWTSGQESWQSSRSTPTVDGNRVYVLTAHGDLVCCSTTDGTELWKKNLKSEFAGNKADSWGYSESVLIDGDRLICTPGGSKATIVALNKTTGETIWQCASPDDRGAGHASIVIATIGGNRVYVTTTGSGAIGVRAEDGERLWQYAIDKTTAVIPTPIVRGDLVFFAAGYKRGGALLKQKADGKKVEIEEIYPVTPALANKHGGIVLVGDYLYGDSDDAGIPFCAELMTGDIKWKERGSGKRSASFAAADGRLYIRFSDGMMVLAKADPEKYVEVGKFQIPDGGVRPSWSHPVITGGKLYLREQDKILCYDVKK
- a CDS encoding MFS transporter, coding for MSVSKASEPLGSGRLSSVQWLICIIAAIGFAFDIYELLMLPLILRPALLELTGAQPGSDTFKFWFAMLFYLPAVAGGVFGLLGGYLTDRLGRRRVLTWSILLYAFSAFFAGFSTNIYMLLFFRCTCFIGVCVEFVAAVAWLAELFPNPVQREKVLGYTQAFSSIGGMMVAIANGIAIKYGANFFTIDIPDFLVGITGGDIAVENQHAAWRYTLMSGLIPAIPLMVLRPFLPESPVWQKKREAGTLKRPSIAALFAPDLRKATIVSAIGFACSLGIAFGAIQQMPQIVPGLKEVQAHAAEASTKAVAAAKKKAAEEGKEIPAEKLKAIGGAARGRTSQQYASEYTKMQEVGGLVGRFAMAMVLVMGVSWGWRLRMFQIPSLFLIPLLFYYFVRAENKTYFEIPLDSVFLGTIPVTTMSIGMFLMGFFVVSQLSFWGNYLPSAYPIHLRGTGESFSANIGGRLIGTMAAAVTSFLAGKFAFPAAGENQAVLAALQFSTAAAIVGTVIAMIGFINSFWLPEPKNDASHE
- a CDS encoding VOC family protein; this translates as MSLAKATRATIIPCLRYQDAQAALKFLCEAFGFEKHAVYEAPDGSVMHAELIFGNGMIMLGSKSDTPFAQLQKLPAEVGGIGTQSPYVIVSDADVHHAQAVAAGAKVVLPLKTEDYGGRGYSCLDPEGNLWNFGTYDPWPAAK
- a CDS encoding YqjF family protein — protein: MQTQGRAQTDVTILPVKPRRQVFLSARWQALAMVNFAVDPQLLQSLVPRGTELDFFDGVTYVSVVGFLFRDTRLLGLPVPGHIDFEEVNLRFYVRRTVGNEVRRGVCFIRELVPRWAIATVARWSYNEPYLALPMRNQVRLNEITAAPPSDQSHSVAYSWKSAGWHGFQIATQGSPAPLQTGSLAEFIAEHYWGYCRQRDGGTVEYEVEHPRWNAWQATLTSWEGDVPGFYGEPWSSALAQPPSSVFLADGSAVKVFKPTRIA